The following nucleotide sequence is from Bacteroidales bacterium.
GAGCATTATCTCTTTATTGGAAAGCAGAAGCAAACTATAGGCTTGGTAATTATAATAAAGCAATTAACAATTATGATGATTTCCTTGTAACTCCGGGAGCGTACAGTTTACCCGAATATAATGATACATATTATAATTTAGGATATTGTTATTTCAAAAAGAAAGATTACAAAGCATCATCATCATGGTTTAGAAAATATGTTGATAATGTTAAAGATACAGTAAAAACAAAAATTGGAGATGCAAATAACAGGATAGCCGATTGTTATTTTATTAATACGGATTATAGAAATGCTATTAAGTATTATGCAAATGCAGTAGAAATAAAAACAATTGATTATGATTATGCTCTCTTTCAGAAAGGATTTTCATATGGATTAATAAAAAACCATAAACAAAAAATAATAATATTATCCGATTTATTAAATGATACTAATTCAACTTATTTTGATGATGCACTATTTGAAATAGCAAAAAGCTATGTTGTTCTTGACTCTGCAAATTTGGCAATAAGTAATTATGAATTAATATTATCTAAATATCCTAACAGTAGTTATATCAAAAAATCCTTGGTTCAGCTTGCATTACTTAACTATAACCAGAATAATAATGATGAAGCATTAAAATTATATCAACGAGTTATTGAAGATTACCCGGGAACAAATGAAGCAAAGGATGCTTTAATTGGAATAAAAAATATTTACATTGATTTGAATGATGTTGATACGTATTTCGACTATGTTAATAGTTTAGGCGGTTTTGCCGATGTTAGTATTGCTGAACAGGACTCCATGACATATCTTACTGCTGAAAAAGTATATATGACAGGAGATTGTAATAAAACTATCGAATTATTAGATAATTACCTTAAAAAATTCAGTGATGGTAGATTTGTTCTAAATGCTTCATTTTATAAAGCTGAATGTTATTTTAATAACAAGGAAAATGAAAAAGCATTAAAACTTTACAATCTAATTATAAATAAACCGAAAAATACATTCACAGAGCAAGCCTTGCTTAAAGCTGCTGAAATATACTACTTGTCTGAAAATTACGAAGATGCACTTGAAAAATATACAATGCTCGAAAATGTTGCCGAATTAAAAACCAATTTACTACAAGCCAGAATTGGACAATTAAGATGCACATATTTTATTAATAGTTACAAACATGTTATTGAAGCAGCAGATAAACTATTAATAACAAGAAAAATACCTGACGAAATTAAGAGGGAAGCCATTTATAAAAAAGCCAAAGCTTTATATTCAATGAATAAGCTTGAACTTGCATTAATAGAATTTAGAATTCTTGCTCAGGATAGCAAAAACAAAGAAGGAGCAGAAGCTAAATATATGATTTGCAAGATATTATTTGAACAAAAAAAGTATGAGTTGGCACAACAGGAAGTATTCGATTTTGTTAATTTGAATACTCCGTTTCAATTCTGGCTTGCTAAAAGTTATATTCTACTTGCAGAAATGTACATTACCAATAACAACAATTTTCAGGCTAAAGCAACCCTGCAAAGTATAATTGAAAATTATGAAAATAAGGACGATGGCATTATCAACGAAGCCAACGAAAAACTATCTATTGTAATTAGGCTCGAAAATGCAAAATTTGAACCAAAACAAGAAAAAGATATTGAGATTAATTTTGATGATAATAAAGACGGTAAATATGATGAACTTTTTGATGATAATGATGAGAATAAAAATATTAACGAAGATTGATAACAAAAGATTTATAATTAAAAATAATTTTATGTTGATTTGAGTAAGTAAAGAAATTAAAAAGTCACAGATTCATAGATAAATTTATGAACTTTTCTCATGATTAAAGAGAGT
It contains:
- a CDS encoding tetratricopeptide repeat protein — its product is MLKVPKIFIGLAFLFLIFIDNTYSQKSIVFHDPDLTFKKGYELFNKQKYGAAQKYFNETVEYYRNSYSDVKTDAEYYSAICAIELFNKDAEYLISTFITKHPESPRVRTAYFQMGKFQYRKKEYQEAIHWFDKVNKYDLTKEEIAEFYFKMGYSYFVLENTEKASKLFYELIDGNTKYSPPAIYYYSHIAYNEKNYETALKGFNKLTEDETFAVVVPYYISQIYFFNKKYNKAIEFASDILENVSPKRTPEIARIIGESYCKLDKYAEAVPFLEIFKEKSNTYNREDVYQLAYAYYKSNDYENAAGTFALVTNVNDLLSQNAYYHLADCYLKLNDKDGARISFAAASKLDFDKEIKQDALFNYAKLTYELSYSPFNETINTFNEYIESYPNSKKIDEAYNFLVQVFMTSKNYKAALNSIEKITKKNNNILEAYQRIAFFRGLELFNNLEYDEAVVILDKSLNVPSFNLKIRALSLYWKAEANYRLGNYNKAINNYDDFLVTPGAYSLPEYNDTYYNLGYCYFKKKDYKASSSWFRKYVDNVKDTVKTKIGDANNRIADCYFINTDYRNAIKYYANAVEIKTIDYDYALFQKGFSYGLIKNHKQKIIILSDLLNDTNSTYFDDALFEIAKSYVVLDSANLAISNYELILSKYPNSSYIKKSLVQLALLNYNQNNNDEALKLYQRVIEDYPGTNEAKDALIGIKNIYIDLNDVDTYFDYVNSLGGFADVSIAEQDSMTYLTAEKVYMTGDCNKTIELLDNYLKKFSDGRFVLNASFYKAECYFNNKENEKALKLYNLIINKPKNTFTEQALLKAAEIYYLSENYEDALEKYTMLENVAELKTNLLQARIGQLRCTYFINSYKHVIEAADKLLITRKIPDEIKREAIYKKAKALYSMNKLELALIEFRILAQDSKNKEGAEAKYMICKILFEQKKYELAQQEVFDFVNLNTPFQFWLAKSYILLAEMYITNNNNFQAKATLQSIIENYENKDDGIINEANEKLSIVIRLENAKFEPKQEKDIEINFDDNKDGKYDELFDDNDENKNINED